The sequence below is a genomic window from Dethiosulfovibrio peptidovorans.
CACCGGGTCCGTAGCGTCTACGATGATCACGTCGAATTCCCTTTGATGTTCTTTCATGTACACAAGGGCGTCCATGGGGCGAAGTTCCGCCTTAGGATCGTCCATCGCACAGCTCAAAGTGGGAAAGAATTCTCGGGACGCCGCCATGACCTCCTCGTCGATATCCACCAGGACGGCTTTCTCCACTGATGAATGGCGCACTGCCTCCCTCAGGGAACCGCCATCACCGCCACCGACGATGAGCACTCGCTTGGGATCGGGATGGGCACACAGAGCCACATGGGCCATCATCTCGTGATAACAAAACTCATCCTTCTCGGTCACCTGAATAGCCCCGTCGAGAACCAACATACGACCATACTCGGCAGTCTCAAGTGCCAGCAGGGACTGATAGGGGGTCTCCTTTCGAGTCAGTTCACGAGTAATCCTTAAAGACAGCCTCAGGTGTTTAGTAGATTCCTCGGTAAACCAAGTCTCATTATGTCGCTTCTCTCTGGACGTCATAGCCGTTCCCCTTTCGCAAAAGACAAGACGTGGCCAGCGACCACTGTACAATCAAGCAGTACAACACGCACAGGACAAAAACTGAAGTAAACGAGAGTCAGCGCCTCTCTCGGAACATCGCAACCTGATCCTCGTAATATTGACGGATCTTGGCACGATAGGCCGGAACCGATTTTCCCCGATACCTATCCAACGCCCGATCCACATCGCCGAAGGAACGTCTCATTGCATCCCGGAGAATGTGGCAACCGACCATGATGTTGGGCTTTGAGTGAAGCAGCTTGGCCGGTGAGCTGATCGACGGATAGACCTTGCGAATCCATTTTCTGTTCGCTTTCCAGTTGACCTGCATAAGACCATAAGCCCGACGGCTTTTTGCCTTGACCCGAACGGTGGATTCCTTCACGATGATGGACGAAACGAGGAAGGGGTCCAGGTCGTATCGCCGGCCGATTCGG
It includes:
- a CDS encoding spermidine synthase (catalyzes the formation of spermidine from putrescine and S-adenosylmethioninamine); amino-acid sequence: MTSREKRHNETWFTEESTKHLRLSLRITRELTRKETPYQSLLALETAEYGRMLVLDGAIQVTEKDEFCYHEMMAHVALCAHPDPKRVLIVGGGDGGSLREAVRHSSVEKAVLVDIDEEVMAASREFFPTLSCAMDDPKAELRPMDALVYMKEHQREFDVIIVDATDPVDMAAGLFKSPFYRDVFDALSDEGFMVAHIESPFTDAAIMIPAYRAMKEVFPAVYPYLGFMPTYPSGMWVYAAASKYHDPRTPLREAPEGLKYYTSEIHRASFALPPFLKDMLENGQDVKSNY